The following are from one region of the Syntrophales bacterium genome:
- a CDS encoding efflux transporter outer membrane subunit has protein sequence MNRLPLKLLSSKEIFRLKLDKLSFLRKHESRPCKILSIPAFAGMTKREDFQSSRVILPWAISLIVSALALLFLAGCATVGPNYVSPRTTLPTAWNTPLQGGITVSADPKELAAWWTTLNDPELSRLIDRAAAGNLDLKKAVARVREARARRGLSKTGLYPALDASGSASRSRGSGDIGPTATTDLFSAGLDVSWEIDLFGGVRRSVEAADADVQAAGEDLHDTLVSLLAEVGINYVDLRTAQARLAVTETSLKSLEETHSLAQWRAQAGLGDELAVQQARYNLESARSQIPTLLTAIAEAQNRLAVLLGEAPGAVHAELSKPEPVPILPPEVAIGVPADLLRQRPDVRKTERQLAAQTARIGVATADLYPKLKLSGAIGLQALAFGGLFNAANATSSGSSGLTWRVFDAGAIRKNIEIQSALQEQSLIAYESAVLGAQEEAENAIMAYAQEQRRRQSLAWATRSAQAAAELAGIKYRAGLIDFTAVLEAERSLLGFRDQLAQSDGAIVTNMVRLYKALGGGWTVLTPAERETSTNGAKS, from the coding sequence ATGAACCGCCTGCCACTGAAGTTGTTATCAAGCAAAGAAATCTTTCGTCTAAAACTCGACAAACTGTCATTCCTGCGAAAGCATGAATCCAGGCCTTGCAAGATTCTTTCGATTCCTGCTTTCGCGGGAATGACAAAAAGGGAAGATTTCCAAAGCTCTCGCGTCATCCTTCCTTGGGCGATATCCCTGATCGTTTCGGCACTCGCGCTCCTGTTCCTGGCCGGATGCGCCACGGTGGGTCCGAATTACGTCTCGCCCCGCACGACCTTGCCGACTGCCTGGAACACCCCGCTGCAAGGGGGGATCACGGTCTCGGCTGACCCCAAAGAACTCGCGGCCTGGTGGACGACCCTCAACGACCCGGAACTCTCGCGGCTCATCGACCGCGCGGCGGCGGGCAACCTCGACCTGAAAAAGGCCGTTGCACGCGTTCGCGAGGCGCGCGCCCGCCGTGGCCTGAGCAAGACCGGTCTCTATCCCGCACTCGACGCCTCGGGCTCCGCCAGCCGGAGCCGTGGCAGCGGCGACATAGGCCCGACCGCGACCACCGACCTCTTTTCCGCGGGCCTGGACGTCTCCTGGGAGATCGATCTTTTCGGCGGGGTCCGGCGTTCGGTGGAGGCGGCCGATGCGGACGTGCAGGCCGCCGGGGAAGACCTCCACGACACGCTCGTCTCGCTTTTGGCCGAGGTCGGCATCAATTACGTCGATCTGCGCACCGCCCAGGCCCGTCTTGCCGTGACCGAGACCAGCCTGAAGAGCCTGGAGGAGACGCATAGCCTGGCGCAATGGCGCGCCCAAGCCGGCCTCGGCGACGAACTCGCGGTACAGCAGGCCCGCTACAACCTGGAGAGCGCCCGCAGCCAGATCCCGACCCTGTTGACCGCGATCGCGGAGGCCCAAAACCGTCTGGCGGTCCTCCTGGGCGAGGCGCCGGGTGCGGTGCACGCGGAGCTTTCGAAGCCCGAACCGGTTCCGATCCTGCCCCCGGAGGTCGCAATCGGGGTGCCGGCGGACCTCCTCAGGCAGCGGCCCGACGTGCGCAAGACCGAGCGGCAGCTCGCGGCGCAGACGGCGCGGATCGGCGTCGCCACGGCGGATCTCTACCCCAAACTCAAGCTGAGCGGCGCGATCGGTCTTCAGGCCCTTGCCTTCGGCGGCCTTTTCAATGCGGCAAACGCCACCTCCAGCGGCTCTTCCGGCCTCACCTGGCGGGTCTTCGACGCCGGCGCGATCCGGAAGAACATCGAGATCCAGTCCGCCCTGCAGGAGCAGTCACTCATCGCCTACGAGTCTGCCGTGCTCGGGGCCCAGGAGGAGGCGGAAAACGCGATCATGGCCTATGCCCAGGAACAGCGGCGCCGGCAGTCGCTCGCCTGGGCCACCCGGTCCGCCCAGGCGGCGGCCGAGCTCGCCGGGATCAAGTACCGCGCGGGGCTGATCGATTTTACCGCGGTGCTCGAGGCCGAGCGGTCGCTCCTTGGCTTCCGGGATCAGCTCGCCCAGAGCGACGGGGCCATCGTCACGAACATGGTCAGACTCTACAAGGCCCTGGGCGGTGGGTGGACCGTGCTCACACCGGCTGAAAGGGAAACGTCCACAAACGGAGCAAAATCATGA
- a CDS encoding efflux RND transporter periplasmic adaptor subunit produces MTEQNNEKGIAETLEIGKEGRPVRRLGRWAAVVLALVIAAGAAWYFLKPDPKAATTQYKTEHVKRGDLTVIVTATGTLKPTNSVDVGSELSGIVRSVEADYNSRVKVGQILARIDTSKLEATITQSQAALESAQAKVLQTKATVTETRAKLAQLKNAREISAGRLSSQAEVDAAEAAFARAQADTASATAVVSQARAVLDANETDLAKAVIRSPINGIVLNRSIEPGQTVAAAFTAPVLFSLAEDLTRMDLHVNVDEADIGKIKEGQKATFTVAAYPNRTFTAQITQARYGSSTTSGVVTYETILKVANPDLALRPGMTATADITVRELKGAILVPGAALRFTPPVVQVEQKTSRGLFFSLFPRPAGQAQKSDEIGAGKGKQRVWGLKDEKPIAVAITTGWANGSLTEVTSGNLAVGTPLIVDILAGATK; encoded by the coding sequence ATGACCGAACAAAACAATGAAAAGGGGATCGCCGAAACCCTGGAAATCGGCAAGGAAGGCCGGCCGGTCCGGAGATTGGGGCGCTGGGCGGCCGTCGTCCTCGCCCTGGTAATCGCGGCCGGGGCGGCCTGGTATTTTCTGAAACCCGATCCGAAGGCGGCGACGACACAATACAAGACCGAGCATGTCAAACGGGGTGACCTTACGGTGATCGTCACCGCCACCGGCACCCTGAAGCCGACCAACTCCGTGGATGTGGGGAGCGAGCTGTCCGGGATCGTCAGGAGCGTGGAGGCGGACTACAACAGCCGCGTCAAGGTCGGGCAGATCCTGGCGCGCATCGACACCTCGAAGCTGGAGGCGACGATCACCCAGTCCCAGGCGGCGCTTGAATCGGCCCAGGCCAAGGTTCTGCAAACCAAGGCCACGGTCACGGAGACCAGGGCAAAGCTGGCCCAGCTCAAAAACGCCCGCGAGATCAGCGCAGGCAGGCTCTCCTCGCAGGCCGAGGTCGATGCGGCGGAGGCGGCCTTCGCCCGCGCCCAGGCCGACACCGCCAGCGCCACAGCGGTGGTCTCTCAGGCCCGGGCCGTCCTCGATGCGAACGAAACGGACCTCGCCAAGGCGGTGATCCGCTCGCCGATAAACGGCATCGTCCTGAACCGCAGCATCGAACCCGGGCAGACCGTGGCCGCTGCCTTCACCGCCCCGGTGCTCTTCAGCCTGGCCGAAGACCTGACCAGGATGGACCTGCACGTGAACGTCGACGAGGCCGATATCGGCAAGATCAAGGAGGGGCAGAAGGCGACCTTCACCGTGGCCGCCTACCCGAACCGCACCTTCACGGCGCAGATCACCCAGGCCCGCTACGGCTCCTCCACGACCTCGGGCGTCGTGACCTACGAAACGATCCTCAAGGTGGCCAACCCCGACCTCGCCCTGCGGCCCGGGATGACAGCCACTGCGGACATCACGGTCCGGGAGCTCAAGGGCGCCATCCTGGTCCCAGGCGCGGCGCTCCGTTTCACCCCGCCCGTGGTACAGGTGGAACAGAAGACCTCCCGCGGCCTGTTCTTCTCGCTCTTCCCGCGGCCAGCCGGCCAGGCGCAGAAGAGCGACGAGATCGGCGCCGGCAAGGGGAAGCAGCGGGTCTGGGGCCTCAAGGATGAGAAGCCCATCGCCGTTGCCATCACGACCGGCTGGGCCAACGGCAGCCTGACCGAGGTCACCTCCGGCAACCTGGCAGTCGGCACGCCTCTGATCGTCGACATCCTGGCGGGGGCAACGAAGTGA
- a CDS encoding ABC transporter ATP-binding protein, with translation MTTAEEYANGAGTQPENLVAFRGVTKVYGRGDASMQALRGIDLDISGGEFVAIMGPSGSGKSTAMNILGCLDTPTSGSYLFKGIEVGTLSRNQRALLRRHYQGFVFQGYNLLNRTSALENVELPLLYRGASASERRARAREALETVGLTGWETHSPGELSGGQQQRVAIARAIVTKPAVLLADEPTGNLDTARSREIMELLTALNRERGITVIMVTHEQDMAVYATRIIRFMDGLVASDQPNGRESL, from the coding sequence GTGACGACCGCAGAAGAATACGCAAACGGCGCCGGGACGCAGCCCGAGAATTTGGTCGCCTTCCGCGGGGTCACGAAGGTGTACGGCCGGGGAGACGCCTCGATGCAGGCCCTGCGCGGGATCGATCTCGACATCTCCGGGGGCGAGTTCGTGGCGATCATGGGGCCGAGCGGATCGGGCAAGTCGACTGCGATGAACATCCTGGGCTGCCTCGACACGCCCACCTCCGGGAGCTACCTTTTCAAGGGAATCGAGGTGGGCACGCTGAGCCGCAACCAGCGGGCCCTGCTGCGCCGCCACTACCAGGGGTTCGTGTTTCAGGGGTACAACCTCCTCAACCGCACCTCGGCCCTGGAGAACGTGGAGCTGCCGCTCCTCTACCGCGGCGCCTCCGCCTCCGAGCGCCGGGCGCGCGCCCGCGAGGCGCTGGAGACCGTGGGGCTCACGGGGTGGGAGACCCATTCGCCTGGCGAGCTCTCGGGGGGACAGCAGCAGCGCGTCGCCATCGCCCGCGCAATCGTCACGAAGCCAGCGGTCCTGCTGGCCGACGAGCCGACGGGGAACCTCGACACGGCCCGCAGCCGCGAGATCATGGAGCTTCTGACCGCCCTGAACCGCGAGCGGGGGATCACCGTCATCATGGTCACCCACGAGCAGGACATGGCCGTTTACGCGACGCGGATCATCCGGTTCATGGACGGCCTGGTCGCATCGGATCAGCCGAACGGGAGGGAATCCTTATGA
- a CDS encoding ABC transporter permease: MIGNTILLALREIKRNVLRSFLTILGIVIGVGAVITMVTIGGGATLQVRQQIASLGSNMLIVSAGKRMGPGQASSASLFKEADAEAIDAEISDIAAVAPVTTQSLKAISGNQNWSTSVVGTDNRYLRVTSRVIGAGRSFNDGELRGGAAVCVLGETVKKKLFGSQEALGERIRLQKFSCEVIGLMEGKGQSSMGMDQDDLVVIPLRTFQRRVSGNQDVSLIQISVREGASTDKAKKDIERLMRDRRHLGPSDDDNFTVMDMKEITNMLTGTTKMLTALLSAVAAVSLLVGGIGIMNIMLVSVTERTREIGIRLAIGALEREVLTQFLVEAVVLSSFGGLIGIALALGGSLWLSAVLNVPFVFNGGIVLTAFLFSALVGVIFGYFPALKAARLDPIVALRHE, translated from the coding sequence ATGATCGGCAATACCATTCTTCTGGCCCTGCGCGAGATCAAGCGCAACGTCCTGCGCTCCTTCCTCACCATCCTCGGCATCGTTATCGGCGTGGGGGCCGTGATCACCATGGTGACCATCGGCGGCGGCGCCACCCTCCAGGTCAGGCAGCAGATCGCGAGCCTGGGGAGCAACATGCTCATCGTCAGCGCAGGCAAGCGCATGGGGCCGGGCCAGGCTTCCAGCGCGTCGCTTTTCAAGGAGGCCGACGCGGAGGCCATCGACGCCGAGATCAGCGATATCGCCGCCGTGGCCCCGGTCACCACCCAGTCGCTTAAGGCCATCTCCGGAAACCAGAACTGGTCCACCTCCGTGGTCGGGACCGACAACCGGTACTTGCGGGTCACCAGCCGGGTTATCGGGGCGGGACGGTCCTTCAACGACGGCGAGCTGCGCGGCGGCGCGGCGGTCTGCGTCCTGGGGGAGACGGTGAAGAAGAAACTCTTCGGCAGCCAGGAGGCCCTGGGCGAGAGGATCCGCCTCCAGAAGTTCTCCTGCGAGGTCATCGGTCTCATGGAGGGGAAGGGGCAAAGCAGCATGGGGATGGACCAGGACGATCTGGTGGTGATCCCGCTCCGCACCTTCCAGCGGCGCGTTTCCGGCAATCAGGACGTCTCCCTGATCCAGATCTCGGTCCGGGAGGGCGCCTCCACCGACAAGGCCAAGAAGGACATCGAGCGGCTGATGCGCGACCGGCGCCATCTGGGGCCGAGCGATGACGACAATTTCACCGTGATGGATATGAAGGAGATCACGAACATGCTGACGGGAACCACCAAAATGCTTACCGCGCTTTTGAGCGCGGTCGCGGCGGTGAGCCTCCTGGTCGGCGGGATCGGCATCATGAACATCATGCTGGTTTCCGTGACCGAGCGGACCCGCGAGATCGGCATCCGGCTCGCTATCGGCGCCCTGGAACGGGAGGTACTTACCCAGTTCCTGGTGGAGGCGGTGGTACTCTCCTCCTTCGGCGGCCTCATCGGCATCGCCCTGGCCCTGGGCGGATCGCTGTGGCTATCGGCTGTGCTCAACGTGCCTTTCGTCTTCAACGGGGGGATCGTCCTGACCGCCTTCCTCTTCTCGGCGCTCGTGGGGGTGATCTTCGGCTATTTCCCGGCGCTCAAGGCTGCCCGCCTGGATCCCATCGTGGCGCTGCGGCACGAATGA